GGCCGCCACGCTGCCGGGCCGCGTGGCGTAGGAGATCAGGGTGCCACTGGGCGCGCTGACTCGGGCCAGGCCTTCGCCTGTCGATCTGAAGCCCCGCGCATACGGGTTGTTGCGGCAGGCGTCCAGGAACACGAGGTTCAGCCTCGTCTTGGCGTCTTCCAGCACGTCCATCACCTGTTTCATGGACAGGCTCTGACTGGGCACGTCTTCTTCGGAGTCGATTTCCGCGTCCACCGTGGGCAGGTAGTTCTCGCCTCGAATCTGCACGCCATGGCCCGCATAGAACACCAGCGCCACCGCGCCCGGTGTGAGTTTGCTGCGGAACTCGCGCAGCGTGGCGCCCATCTGCCGCGTGCGCAGGTTGCTGCGCTCGATCACCTCGAAGCCCAGCGCTCTGAGCCTCGCCGCCATGTCTTTCGCATCGTTCGTCGGGTTCTTCAGCGGCGAGTTCTTGTACGTGCTGTTGCCGATCACCAGCGCCACGCGCTTCTCGGCGTCGGCGGCATGGGCGGCTGCGCCGAGCAGGCAGGCCATCAGAAAGGCCAGGGCCCGGCGGATCAAAGGGTGTTGGGTTTGCATGCGCTGTTCTGTGGGGTGGGTGGGTGTGTCTACTTCGACGCCGCAAGCACGTGCCGGTCGATGATGTAGTTGGTTCGCACGATCTCCTTGCCATAAGGCATGTCCCAGAAGTACTGGCCGCCGGGAGGCGACATGAGCAGCGGCTTCTCGGGCACGGTGCGCACCGCCACCTGCGACAGGAAAACACCCAGGTCTTCCAGGAAATAGTCTTCGGTGACGGTGTACTTGCCTTCGTTGCGCGGCACGTCGCCCTCGGCCGGCTTCACCTGCCAGGCGTCGCCCGTCAGTTCCGGCGACAGGCTGGACGCCGCCACCTTGCCCACGACCTGTTTGGACAGCTTCAGGACGGCCCCGTTGTTGTACTTGCCTTCCACGCGGATGCGCGCGCCTTCCCTCATCGGGAACAGGCTGCCCTCGATGCGGTCGATGCTCGCGATGTAGCTCGCCACGGTGCTGCCCTGCAGGCGGCCGATCTGCAGCAGCCCGCCAAAGGCCCAATAGGCATATTCCTGGACCGACTGCACGCTGCCCGTCGAGCCCATGAGGCCATTGAACTTTTGCTGGCTGCTGGTGTTGGAGCGCACCTCCAGCCAGCCTGGCGCCGGCTGGCGCAGGCGCCGCACTTCCTTGGCCCAGCTCTCGACCTTGCCTTCCTGCGAGTTGGTGCGCAAGTCCACCTGCACTTCCATCGCCCGGGGCTCGGGGGTTCTCTGGAACGCCTCCGAAGCCTCGAGCCTGTTCCAGGTGTCCTCGCTCAGTTGGAAGGGCAGATGGGGCCGCGCCTGGGCCGCAGGCAGGTCGCGCAGCTTTTGCCGGGCTGCATCGGCGTGGCTCCCGCCCGGATAGGCATTCACGTAGGCCATCAGCGCCGGCCTCGAATTGGCCTGGCTCGCCCTGGCCCAGGCCTCGTCGTCGGCCGCCGCGTTGCGCGTCAGCGCGATGCGGCTCGCCGCCAGCGCCGCAAACCGGCCCGACGGATAGCTCGACAGGTACGCCTCGTAGTCCGCCACGCTGCGCGACTTGTCCGCCCGGCTCCATGCCGCCATCTGCTGGCTGTCGTCGGCCACCGGCGCCTTCGCCAGGCTTGCCGCCTGCGCGGCGTACTTGCCCCTGGGGTACTGGCGCAGGTATTCGTCAAACGCCGCCTTGCTGCCGCTGCCGCGGATCGACTCCCACAGGTCGTCCTCGATCTCCCCCGCCGTGCGGATGCGCGCCGGGCTGGCCGCTGTGCCGCCCGCGGCGCAGTTGCCAAAGCAGAAGTCGCCCTCGATGCTGCCCTCCATCCACGGTTCCTGGCGGCCCTGTGATGCTGCCTTCACCCCTGACACCACTCGCTTGAGCACCTGTTCCACCGGCTGATTCGACTGCTCCATCTGCTTGAGCAAGTACCCCGTGTACAGGCCATTGCGGCCCTCCCCGTCGGCCGCCACGCTGCCGGGGCGGGTGGCATAAGAGATCAGCGTGCCGCTGGGCGCGCTGACTCGCGCCAGTCCCTCTCCCGCCGCCGAACGGAAGCTCCGTGCATAGGGGTTGTTGCGGCACGCGTCCAGGAACACGAGGTTGAGCCGGGTCTTGGCATCGTCCAGCACGTCCATGACCTGCTTCACCGAGAGGCTCTGGCTCGGAATGTCTTCCTCGGAGTCGATCTCCGCATCGACCGTGGGCAGGTAGTTCTCGCCCCGAATCTGCACGCCATGGCCCGCATAGAACACCAGCGCCACCGCACCCGGTGTGAGTTTGCTGCGGAACTCGCGCAGCGCAGCGCCCATCTGCCGCGTGCGCAGGTTGCTGCGCTCGATCACTTCGAAGCCCAGGCTGCGCAGCTTCGCCGCCATGTCCTTCGCATCGTTCGTCGGGTTCTTCAGCGGCGAGTTCTTGTACGTGCTGTTGCCGATCACCAGCGCCACGCGCTTCTCGGAAGGCTCAGGACTCTTCGCCAACCCCTGGCCCATTGCATGCGGCGCCACAAAGACCAGGAGCAGCCCCAACCCCAGCCCGCGCCACATGACAGCCAAAAAAGTGCGCATCGGCGCAAGCTCGAACAAGGACGCGGTGACAGATCTCATGAAACTCAAGGATGGAGGTCGCCCGGACGATGGGCCCGCAGGCCTGCCACCCGGTGGGGAAATTGCGCCACCCCGCCCGCGGTGCGCCATGGGGTTCCGCCCGGGCGGATGGCCCTGCCGATCATCGGCGCCTTCGGCCAGCCGCCTATCCCATATTCATGGGTGTCGGATGAATACAACAAGCGAACAGGAAGCGATCGAGGGCCCTGCCGTCACCGCGCCATGGCGGCCACGTACGGCCCGATCTCGGTGCGGATGCTCATGCCGCGCTCGTATTTCTGCACCACCTTGCCGCTGGCGTCGAGCACGATCGCCGTGGGAAAGCTGTAGATGCGGCCGAACGCCCCGACGTCGCGCAGCCCCTTGGGCCGGCTGCCCGGCGGATAGGCGCTGTACCGGGGCATGGCGATCCGGTAGTCGCTGGCGCGGCTCTCCGCCAGCTTGGCCGGCCTGTCGCGGTTGTCATCGGAGCTGAAGAACACCACGTTGACCTTGCCCGGCAGTTCCTTGGCCAGTTTCAGCACATAGGGGCGCGTCTCCTGGCACGGAATGCACCAGTCGCCGCCGAAATACAGCACCGTGGGCCGCCCGCGCAGCGCGGCGAGCGAGATGTCCGTGCCGTCCACGTACTCGTAGACATCGGGCGCCAGCGGTATTTCTCCTTTTTCCGGCGACCAGGCCAGGCAGGAAGCAGCGCCCAGCAGGCCCAGCAGCAGCGCGAGCGCCTGCGGACCCGTGGACCGCAGCGCCTGGCGGGCCCTCATGCCTGGCTTGGCTCGTCTTCCGCCGGCCAGTCGCGGATGTAGGCCTTGAGCATCTTGTTCTCGAAGTTCTGGCTGTCCACCACGGCCTTGGCCACGTCGTAGAAGCTGATCACCCCCATGAGCATGCGGCGGTCCATCACGGGCATGTAGCGCGCATGGCGGTCCAGCATCATGCGGCGCACCTCGTCGAGGTCGGTTTCCGAAGTGCAGGTGAGCGGGTGGTCGTCCATGGCGCTGCGCACCAGGGTCGCTCCGACCTGGCCGCTGTTCTTGACGATGCTCAGGATGACTTCGCGGAAGGTCAGCATGCCCACCAGGTCGCCATGCTCCATGACGACCAGCGAACCGATGTCCTTTTCGGCCATCACATCCACCGCACGGGCCAGGGGCTCGTCGGGCGTGACGGTGTAGAGCGTGTTGCCCTTGACGCGCAGGATGTCGCTGACTTTCATGGTGTTCTCCTCTGTGTCGGCCTCGTCC
This Variovorax terrae DNA region includes the following protein-coding sequences:
- a CDS encoding TlpA family protein disulfide reductase encodes the protein MRARQALRSTGPQALALLLGLLGAASCLAWSPEKGEIPLAPDVYEYVDGTDISLAALRGRPTVLYFGGDWCIPCQETRPYVLKLAKELPGKVNVVFFSSDDNRDRPAKLAESRASDYRIAMPRYSAYPPGSRPKGLRDVGAFGRIYSFPTAIVLDASGKVVQKYERGMSIRTEIGPYVAAMAR
- a CDS encoding CBS domain-containing protein, with the translated sequence MKVSDILRVKGNTLYTVTPDEPLARAVDVMAEKDIGSLVVMEHGDLVGMLTFREVILSIVKNSGQVGATLVRSAMDDHPLTCTSETDLDEVRRMMLDRHARYMPVMDRRMLMGVISFYDVAKAVVDSQNFENKMLKAYIRDWPAEDEPSQA
- a CDS encoding caspase family protein — encoded protein: MAKSPEPSEKRVALVIGNSTYKNSPLKNPTNDAKDMAAKLRSLGFEVIERSNLRTRQMGAALREFRSKLTPGAVALVFYAGHGVQIRGENYLPTVDAEIDSEEDIPSQSLSVKQVMDVLDDAKTRLNLVFLDACRNNPYARSFRSAAGEGLARVSAPSGTLISYATRPGSVAADGEGRNGLYTGYLLKQMEQSNQPVEQVLKRVVSGVKAASQGRQEPWMEGSIEGDFCFGNCAAGGTAASPARIRTAGEIEDDLWESIRGSGSKAAFDEYLRQYPRGKYAAQAASLAKAPVADDSQQMAAWSRADKSRSVADYEAYLSSYPSGRFAALAASRIALTRNAAADDEAWARASQANSRPALMAYVNAYPGGSHADAARQKLRDLPAAQARPHLPFQLSEDTWNRLEASEAFQRTPEPRAMEVQVDLRTNSQEGKVESWAKEVRRLRQPAPGWLEVRSNTSSQQKFNGLMGSTGSVQSVQEYAYWAFGGLLQIGRLQGSTVASYIASIDRIEGSLFPMREGARIRVEGKYNNGAVLKLSKQVVGKVAASSLSPELTGDAWQVKPAEGDVPRNEGKYTVTEDYFLEDLGVFLSQVAVRTVPEKPLLMSPPGGQYFWDMPYGKEIVRTNYIIDRHVLAASK